attcatgaaaatgaatAAACTGGCTCCCACAGTGCTTTACCACATATGAATACATTTAAGCCCTATGCTACACTGTGGGTGCCAGTTTTTTTCAGGTAGAGCACTAAATATGCTGTGGTTGATGTAGCATCTCAATGAgcatattgaaaatatcatccTGCATTATTGAGAGCTCCCCATCACTTGACAGTCACACATTGATCTTGCTACGTGTCTTCTATTCGCTCTgatatatcagagttacttccctttgtttcactccgtcaCTCCGGGAACTTTCGGCTCTTTCCGTAAACAAGATTATGTCTCGTTTAAGGAAATAGCCAAATGTTACTGGTTGTCCGTCAGCACTGacagtgaaacgaagggaaataactctgttaGATCAGAGACTAATATGACATAATATGACAAGTTATATAATTTTGCTCTAGTGAGATTGTATCAAATTTTACGACATTACAGTATGAATGAGACATTTACAGCGTTTGCTTGCAAACATAAACTTTCATCTCACAAGAGAAGAATAAACTCTGTGTAATGAAACTACAGAATTACAGGAATGTTTCTATAACATGGTATAAAACATCAAAGTATTTTTGATTCCGATTAAATTGGTCAAATGTCACCAACAGTACTGTAGATATATACATAGACGTTGGTCATAAAACCTTCCATACACAAACTGAGTGATGTTGCTTTTATCTTCATCTCTGTCATAACACTTTCTCATACTGTTGGAGTACCACGATCTGTAATGAAACAAATGAAACAGAATATGTATTGAAAGACATGGTTACATTTTACATGATTTCAGAATTGATAAATCAGAAAATTCAGTCATGTTTTTTTCATCAAGTCACAAATCTTAGTGATTAAATCAACGTTTTAAAGCCCAAAACATTTGACCCGCAATATTCCAGATGCTGATCTTTCCGCAGTATCATCTGTTCAAAAACTGTTAAACATGTATCTGGATACCTGTCTATTCATTATTACATGACACTTTCCTTCTTAATCAAGTTATTTAAAAAACCTGTCTAATAATATGGAACCTGTCTATAGAAATATGCTGACCCCAGTGGCATCAAGCTTAGACAAGTAACACCATATTGTGACAAATAAACTGGCCAGATTTGTACATACTTTATCTTTGAGCTGCTGACACTGTTGGAGGGCAAGAGTAAACAGCATGACTGCTTCATTGAGCCACTGTATGGTACACTCAACCTAAAACAGTAGAAACCAATATAAGACTGAGGGGGGTTGTCATATCCTGTATGAAATGGAGTGATGGAGTGATAGTAAGGATATGTTTTAATCAATCTGATCTGATATCATTTCATTACgggtcacattctggtgacaTTTATACCCTCTGTGCTTGTTACAAAAACGACTTTTCGCCCCAGCATACATACctacatacagtcaaacctgtgtataaaggacacccaGGGGACAAGGctaaagtgtcctttatagacaggtgtcctttatatagaggtcagTGTTTCCGAGAGTTATGTCCCCAGAGTGGTTCAACCTAAGCAATCTTGTATGTTGTGCTCATTGGTAGAGATGACTACAAGCactgaaatgattctgacagcTCTTACAAACTATTTCGTACCCGTCAAGAAATTTGGAGGTAATACCAGAATGTCACTCAAAGGACAACTGACCTGATTTCTGGAGGTGATGTCCACTCTCTGCTGACCGTTGAGATGAAGATGATACAAAGCCAGGACCAATTTAGAGGAATGTACGTAGAAACTAAGCGCTACATCATTTGGCACATGTGGGTACAACATTTGCtgaaagaaaagaaatacaaaataccTCAGTAATGTGGTTCAAATCATGTACCTACATATGTCATGGCTTTGTTACCTTTAACATCgatagataaaaatatcaaaagtttcTATAGCACATTTTATCCTgcctcagacaagaatcttgtattcctattggttaaaatgatgTCACGTGATATCCAAGATATAGTTGTATCAGATTAGTAGAAATCAGGTTTGgacgatagagttatcgttctttgcccctaacgtcattagcaacaagatggcggtcaagTAACGCTTTGCGACGACGGCACTCAAAGACACTGAGACAAAACATTTGAATGATAGCGCTGATGACCCCTTTCAAGGCAAAACGAAATCGGCGATACTTATTTAGAATTGtttaacagaaatggaccaTGACAATGCATTCGAGTCTTCAATgaggtgaaaattgttttaagttttgagTCGTTTTGGTTTCCATAATCcgtacataatgcattttgcagtTACTTCATTGAAAGGGTCTTCAACAGGATAAATttgttacacagtttgttagtgacctaatacgcaaaaatattgggtctaaaataaacatttatcagGCTCAGCTTCGCCTATTTTTCCATaataggtcactaacaaactgtgtaactaataataCTTTATAACCGACAGGTTTCTACTTTCAACTTTTTTATTGTCTTATATCCAGATCCCTGTGTATTCTAGCATAAATGTATGGATTTTTCCTTCTTAATTTAGAGTATTTAATAAAACCTGATTAATATGGAAACCTGGCGAACAAATATGCTGGTCTTGGTGACCTCTGGTTTAAACAAGTAACACTGTATTAACCACCTAgtttatttgttaaaatatagAATTTAGATCAATAAAACTTGATCCAGTGAGGTTATTTACTTaccatatttacattatttacaagttCATCTAGAGATTTTCGTTTGGGAAAAGCTAAGCATGATCGACCCTGAGACAGATTTTTCATCACTTCATCGAGAATCTGGAAATTAAAATTACAACCATATAATCATATTAGAAATGATCAAAGATAATACCAATTTGACGATTTAGGGAAGTTCGAAAGTTCCATGTTGTCCATTATTCACATTttaattgatgaaaaaaattaaatatatatttaagggaaataacaaaatatacttCTCCCAGATCTACATAGAGCGAGGAACCAGTTATCACATattcattttcaattatttcagcAATATTTTAATAAGCCGAACTTTTCTAAAGTTATCAtgggagttacttcccttggttTCACTTTGAGTGAAGCGAGTAGCTATACTTGTATTTTACTTGGGTAACAGTAGATTAATGAGATTGTCAATTAACAAACCGTAATACCATGCACAATATGGACTGTTCttatacttatataaattttcttCATGTTGTAAAGTATGGTTTATGTAATCATGTTGTTACACATGTACCAAGGAGCATTTAATGTATGATGTATGTGTAATAGTATGATGTGTACCCTGCCACAGATTTGTACTGTCCATGCTCCAGACTATACTCCAGCATTAATTTGCGTGTGTTTGTGATAATTGAGTGACATACCAATATGACCTCCTTGGCTGATTTATAAGTATGGTCCTTGTCTTGGCCTTCTACACAAAGTCTGGCCGTGTAAAGAAAATTACTGGCATCCTGGATCTGGAAAACATTCATATcataattcatttaaattatttcttgCCAGCTGTCCCACTATTGAGTACAGAAAGCTTCTAGCATCAAATATTCTAACAGACAAAAATATTCACCAATTCAAGTTTATTCGTTTATTGATATCATGAATTATTTCAAACACAAAATCAAGTTTTATATACCTGAAACATTTTTCGATGTCAACCCTTGGTAATAAAATAAGTATAAATCAATAATCAGAAGTATGTAGGAGGTACACTATATAACTACCACATTTTTTAACGCTTACCTGTTGAAGTTTCCAGACTCTCTCCTGACCAAAGCCTGTTCTAAACTGACTATGGTCCTTCCCGTGCTTGTGTTTGAAGGTTATGTCCTAAGAAAAAGAGATTTcctattttgattttcatttttaatagaCATGGCCATTTATGCAGACGTCAGATTCATGAGGTGGAGAAAAACCAgaatacccagagaaaaaccattaATCTACAGTTGATATCTAAggagtacatgtatttgtaaaagaTTTCTAAGACATACATTCATGTAAGGGCAGATTAAAGCCAGAGCGATTACACAGAATTGCATTACAAAGAATTTTAGGATGATTTAAGTATTCTATTTCACCTTGAATAAGGCCACGGTCACAGTACTGTACCGATTAGTATATGATCATGAGTGCACTGTACACTGACTTTCTGTGGTGCAAATAAATTAcaagttttgttgaaatatttggTAATTAAAGTCCTTTATAAAAGATTCAGAAGAACTGGATTGACCAAAAGACTACTCATACATATTTACTTAAAGGCTTTATTGAAATGGAGATACAATCCTATTGATTATGACAAACATGAATTGTTGATTCCACAATAATTGGTGAAGTGTCATACTTACAGCATCACATATACTGTCTCCAAGTAACGTTATCACACATTTCACCTGGTTGATGCCGCCactgaaaacaaattttacattacaaataaaaaatataaaaaataaactttttttcttcattttttatatttttacctttttacAAAAAGActacatttcaaaaatattgtgACAATATCAGTGAACCGGTTTTGTCAAGTTGTGCTGTATCAACAGTTGATATGCATACTGATTACAAGAAGAACAATGGCTTTAGAACACCTCCTTGGGATACTCAATATGTTTGGGC
The Argopecten irradians isolate NY chromosome 9, Ai_NY, whole genome shotgun sequence DNA segment above includes these coding regions:
- the LOC138330593 gene encoding protein rogdi-like; this translates as MTRDKLYLIRIEFKIYVQRKELEWLLQDQVHQVLEEVHETLVECCRRFLIKASPDFSFEEEVTPTDGGDNSLVHSQRILMSSPNGGINQVKCVITLLGDSICDADITFKHKHGKDHSQFRTGFGQERVWKLQQIQDASNFLYTARLCVEGQDKDHTYKSAKEVILILDEVMKNLSQGRSCLAFPKRKSLDELVNNVNMQMLYPHVPNDVALSFYVHSSKLVLALYHLHLNGQQRVDITSRNQVECTIQWLNEAVMLFTLALQQCQQLKDKIVVLQQYEKVL